The following coding sequences are from one Oceanidesulfovibrio indonesiensis window:
- a CDS encoding MucR family transcriptional regulator — translation MESYIKEALEIVKAQASVRNMTEEEITSMVKKLAEGIKGIDEGDSATEKPEPPIDPKKAIKEKSITCLENGKQYKIITKKTLAQFGLTPDEYRQKWGYKKNQPLVCKALQRERRKKMKDMKLWEKRIKK, via the coding sequence ATGGAAAGCTACATCAAGGAAGCCCTTGAAATCGTAAAGGCGCAAGCCAGTGTCCGTAATATGACCGAGGAGGAAATCACCTCCATGGTCAAGAAGCTTGCCGAAGGCATTAAAGGCATCGACGAAGGCGATTCTGCTACGGAAAAACCCGAGCCGCCCATCGATCCCAAAAAGGCCATCAAGGAAAAGTCGATCACCTGCCTTGAAAACGGCAAGCAGTACAAGATCATTACCAAGAAAACTCTGGCGCAGTTCGGCCTCACCCCGGATGAGTACCGCCAGAAATGGGGCTACAAGAAGAACCAGCCGCTGGTGTGTAAAGCGCTCCAACGTGAGCGCCGCAAGAAGATGAAGGACATGAAGCTCTGGGAAAAGCGCATCAAGAAGTAA
- a CDS encoding MucR family transcriptional regulator, producing the protein MESFVKEALEIVKAQASVRIMTEDEIMDMVRNLTRDFRMLSEAGTDAASAAPAQEPPVEPSKAIKENAIICLESGKSYKILTRKHLAKFGLTPDEYREKWGYSKNQPLACKSLQRKRRERIKQIKPWELRGKN; encoded by the coding sequence ATGGAAAGCTTTGTCAAGGAAGCCCTTGAAATCGTGAAGGCACAGGCATCTGTGCGAATTATGACCGAAGATGAAATCATGGATATGGTGCGCAACCTGACCCGTGATTTTCGCATGCTGTCCGAGGCCGGCACGGATGCAGCATCTGCCGCTCCTGCCCAAGAGCCTCCGGTGGAGCCGTCCAAAGCCATCAAGGAAAATGCAATCATCTGCCTGGAATCTGGCAAATCGTACAAGATCCTCACCCGCAAGCACCTTGCCAAGTTCGGACTGACGCCGGACGAGTACCGCGAAAAGTGGGGGTACTCCAAGAATCAGCCCCTTGCATGCAAATCACTGCAACGCAAGCGGCGCGAACGCATCAAGCAGATCAAGCCTTGGGAACTTCGGGGCAAAAATTAA
- a CDS encoding P22 phage major capsid protein family protein, giving the protein MPNDLSAVTPKLLAQGLLALRETCVMPRLVNSDYGDTAASRGAVIDVPVPSAITSTPVNPANTAPDPTGLTPSSVPIAMDQWREAPFTLTDKDLMNVFDGVIPMQASEAIKALANYVDAYLLGLYTGIPYLVGTPGTAPFGASVAEATAARKVLNNNLAPLQDRRMVIDSDAEANALGLRAFQDASFSGDASAINEGQINRKLGFDWFLDQNVPTHVAGTAGGTEASPTTIASATVEPAGETSLAVTVGADNDLNLKQGDIITIAGDANSYAVAQDVSIPAGDTGMVQIAGGLKQATAGDEAITVKGDHVVNLAFHRDAIAFANRPLADNTEGLGNLVQTATDAVSGLSLRLEISREYKRTRYSFDILFGAALVRPELACRVAG; this is encoded by the coding sequence ATGCCGAACGATCTTTCCGCCGTAACCCCCAAGCTTCTCGCCCAGGGCCTGCTCGCCCTGCGCGAAACGTGCGTCATGCCGCGGCTGGTGAACTCCGACTACGGCGACACCGCCGCCTCCCGCGGGGCGGTCATCGACGTTCCCGTACCCTCGGCCATCACCAGCACGCCGGTGAATCCGGCGAACACCGCGCCGGACCCGACCGGCCTCACCCCCAGCTCCGTGCCCATCGCCATGGACCAGTGGCGCGAGGCTCCGTTCACCCTCACGGACAAGGACCTCATGAACGTGTTCGACGGCGTGATCCCCATGCAGGCGTCGGAAGCCATCAAGGCCCTGGCCAACTACGTGGACGCCTATCTGCTGGGGCTTTACACCGGCATTCCGTATCTGGTGGGCACGCCCGGCACAGCGCCTTTCGGCGCCAGCGTTGCCGAGGCCACTGCGGCGCGCAAGGTGCTCAACAACAATCTGGCCCCGCTCCAGGACCGCCGCATGGTCATCGACTCCGACGCCGAGGCCAACGCCCTGGGCCTGCGCGCCTTCCAGGACGCCTCGTTCTCCGGCGACGCTTCGGCAATCAACGAAGGCCAGATCAACCGCAAGCTCGGGTTCGACTGGTTTCTGGACCAGAATGTGCCCACCCACGTGGCGGGCACGGCCGGCGGCACCGAGGCCAGCCCCACCACAATCGCCTCCGCCACGGTGGAGCCCGCAGGCGAGACCAGCCTGGCCGTCACCGTGGGCGCGGACAATGATCTCAATCTCAAGCAGGGCGACATCATCACCATCGCCGGGGACGCGAATTCCTACGCCGTGGCCCAGGATGTATCCATTCCGGCCGGAGACACCGGCATGGTGCAGATCGCGGGCGGCCTCAAGCAGGCCACTGCCGGCGACGAGGCCATTACGGTCAAGGGCGACCATGTGGTCAACCTCGCCTTCCACCGCGACGCCATCGCCTTTGCCAACCGTCCCCTGGCCGACAACACCGAGGGATTGGGCAACCTGGTGCAGACCGCCACGGATGCTGTTTCCGGTCTGTCTCTGCGCCTGGAAATCTCGCGGGAGTACAAGCGCACCCGCTACTCATTCGACATCCTCTTCGGCGCCGCGCTGGTGCGGCCGGAGCTGGCCTGCCGCGTGGCCGGCTAG
- a CDS encoding DUF1565 domain-containing protein, which translates to MAAHIHATIIRRNFRVRFDKVVRVSTYQPGEGGVAEHGLLLGLGQDDHPQYHTDARGDARYCRRGEMDAALSSKADAAHGHAQLHSHGNRATLDAMPDHAAAAVGQVLTRGDSGLEWIDAGQGVGSGDMLKAEYDSDGDGKVDAAVSADQVAWDGVSGKPSSFPPDSHDHDGMYEPADATILRESDLAGTGAASTPARSDHHHDGTYDAAGTAATEAAAEVAAHEAGHDHGAFDAHLLDTMNPHGVTAAQAPYDNIASGLTATDVQAAVDALAARAHPVPGVDTLAYITSDTKIHVSASGDDSTGDGSNDAPYATITQALSSIANVAISADATVTISVADGTYNDHPAIIVTSLFSGRVNIIGNAEFPGNVVLNMAENAIGISVSGVQMGHISGFIIKAHTSIPGNIGVSVVSSGSISNLTHMKIVGFSSYGVVVNTNAVIHSQGGLVVDNCSTGLFAAMSRISLVGSPTIQNCATRWAFATMNGFIRALNPMLTNNGNSNSPTPAVNTVGNHNSYVTTG; encoded by the coding sequence ATGGCCGCTCATATCCATGCAACCATTATACGCCGCAACTTCCGCGTGCGTTTCGACAAGGTCGTGCGGGTGAGCACCTATCAGCCCGGCGAGGGCGGCGTGGCCGAGCACGGGTTGCTTCTCGGTCTCGGCCAGGACGACCATCCCCAGTACCATACGGACGCGCGGGGCGATGCGCGCTACTGCCGCCGCGGCGAGATGGACGCGGCGCTGAGTTCCAAGGCCGATGCAGCCCACGGCCACGCGCAGCTTCACTCCCACGGGAACCGCGCCACTCTGGACGCAATGCCGGACCACGCAGCCGCAGCAGTGGGACAGGTGCTGACGCGCGGCGACTCCGGTCTGGAGTGGATCGACGCCGGGCAGGGTGTGGGCTCTGGCGATATGCTCAAAGCGGAGTACGACAGCGACGGCGACGGCAAGGTGGATGCGGCGGTATCCGCCGACCAGGTGGCGTGGGACGGGGTGAGCGGCAAGCCTTCCTCGTTCCCTCCGGATTCGCATGACCACGACGGGATGTACGAACCGGCAGACGCCACCATCCTGCGCGAGTCCGACCTTGCCGGCACGGGGGCGGCTTCAACTCCGGCGCGGTCCGATCATCACCATGACGGGACGTATGATGCGGCCGGCACGGCCGCGACCGAAGCCGCTGCCGAGGTGGCCGCCCATGAAGCGGGGCACGACCACGGGGCCTTCGATGCGCATCTGTTGGACACGATGAATCCCCATGGCGTGACGGCGGCGCAGGCGCCTTACGACAACATCGCCTCGGGCCTCACTGCAACGGATGTGCAGGCGGCTGTGGATGCGCTGGCGGCGCGGGCGCATCCTGTGCCTGGAGTGGACACGCTGGCGTACATCACCAGCGATACGAAAATTCACGTGTCAGCATCAGGCGACGATTCGACCGGCGACGGCTCGAACGACGCGCCGTATGCAACAATCACGCAGGCGCTCAGCAGCATCGCAAACGTTGCGATATCCGCTGACGCCACGGTGACGATTTCTGTTGCTGACGGTACGTATAACGATCATCCCGCGATAATCGTCACATCGCTGTTCAGCGGCAGGGTGAACATCATAGGCAACGCGGAATTCCCTGGAAATGTTGTCCTGAACATGGCAGAAAATGCAATAGGCATCTCTGTTTCTGGAGTTCAGATGGGACACATTTCAGGATTCATTATCAAAGCCCATACGTCCATTCCTGGTAATATTGGCGTGAGTGTAGTCAGTAGCGGGTCTATTTCGAATCTGACACACATGAAAATAGTTGGGTTTTCATCATATGGTGTTGTAGTTAACACCAACGCAGTTATACACTCTCAAGGGGGATTGGTGGTGGATAACTGTTCCACGGGTCTGTTTGCTGCAATGTCTCGCATCAGTCTGGTTGGCTCTCCAACTATTCAGAATTGTGCAACGAGATGGGCGTTCGCGACAATGAATGGATTCATTCGCGCTCTGAACCCGATGCTGACAAACAACGGCAACAGCAACAGTCCTACCCCGGCTGTGAATACTGTAGGAAATCACAACTCATACGTAACAACGGGTTAA
- a CDS encoding L-serine ammonia-lyase, translated as MSPITTSLFELFTIGPGPSSSHTIGPMRAGNDFRREIESLRAEDLGGTPVRIQVVLYGSLAATGEGHGTPWAALAGLAGMRPEDCPPDILETCARDDPENSVTFADGTSIAFAHRDVTADMLRVKGLGHPNTLLFRVLDSDGTALREAEYHSVGGGSIRRSGRPVDKAPPVPHVYYTMRQLRRLLVDAGLPLDRVIVENECALTGASEAEVLAGLDAVLAAMEDAVRRGLAAEGELPGPLGLHRKARAMHKRFRKTPVSAGRLMLALDAYALAAAEENAAGHTVVTAPTCGSAGVLPSVAHVMKHHLKLAHDDIRRGLCAAALVGLLARHNASVAGAEVGCQGEIGVAASMAAAMLAMGRGLGMHVVENAAETALEHHLGMTCDPVAGYVQIPCIERNAMGAVKAFNAYVIASSEVEMHHMVGLDQAIIAMAETGRDMHRKYKETSLGGLAASMVNC; from the coding sequence ATGTCGCCCATTACAACATCCCTCTTCGAGCTGTTCACCATCGGCCCCGGGCCCTCCAGTTCGCACACCATCGGCCCCATGCGGGCGGGGAACGACTTTCGCCGGGAGATAGAATCACTGCGCGCCGAGGACCTGGGCGGAACGCCCGTCCGGATTCAGGTTGTGCTGTATGGTTCGCTGGCGGCGACGGGCGAAGGACACGGCACGCCCTGGGCCGCTCTGGCAGGGCTCGCCGGCATGCGCCCGGAGGACTGCCCACCCGACATATTGGAAACCTGCGCGCGGGATGATCCGGAAAACAGTGTGACGTTCGCCGACGGGACCAGTATCGCCTTCGCGCACAGGGATGTCACCGCGGACATGCTGCGGGTGAAGGGTCTGGGCCACCCGAATACGCTGCTGTTCCGGGTGCTGGACAGCGACGGCACTGCGTTGCGCGAGGCCGAGTATCATTCCGTCGGCGGCGGCTCGATCCGTCGCTCCGGCCGCCCAGTGGACAAGGCGCCTCCGGTGCCGCACGTGTACTACACCATGCGGCAGTTGCGGCGGCTGCTGGTAGATGCCGGCCTGCCGCTCGACAGGGTGATCGTGGAGAACGAGTGCGCGTTGACCGGTGCGAGCGAGGCCGAGGTGCTTGCCGGGCTGGACGCCGTGCTGGCCGCCATGGAAGACGCCGTGCGCCGGGGGCTGGCTGCGGAGGGCGAATTGCCCGGACCGCTGGGGCTGCATCGCAAGGCCAGAGCCATGCACAAACGGTTCAGGAAGACGCCCGTTTCGGCAGGGCGTCTCATGCTGGCGCTGGATGCGTATGCCCTTGCCGCTGCGGAGGAGAACGCCGCCGGGCATACCGTGGTCACGGCTCCCACCTGCGGTTCGGCCGGGGTGCTGCCATCCGTGGCGCATGTGATGAAGCATCATCTGAAGCTGGCGCATGATGACATTCGACGCGGGTTGTGCGCGGCAGCGTTGGTGGGACTTCTGGCGCGGCACAACGCGAGCGTTGCCGGGGCGGAAGTTGGTTGCCAGGGCGAGATCGGCGTGGCGGCGTCCATGGCTGCGGCCATGCTGGCCATGGGCAGAGGCCTGGGAATGCACGTGGTGGAAAACGCTGCCGAGACGGCGCTGGAGCATCACCTGGGCATGACCTGCGACCCCGTGGCCGGCTACGTGCAGATTCCCTGCATCGAACGCAACGCAATGGGCGCGGTGAAGGCGTTCAATGCGTATGTGATTGCATCGTCCGAAGTGGAGATGCATCACATGGTGGGCCTTGATCAGGCGATCATCGCCATGGCCGAGACGGGCCGGGACATGCATCGCAAGTACAAGGAAACATCGCTGGGCGGTCTTGCGGCGAGCATGGTGAACTGCTGA
- a CDS encoding phage terminase large subunit produces the protein MADNEDGFECPGDLPGLEGVLSGGGKVRRVRYHALPHQLAVLRSDRRYVFLGGGVGSGKTDVGSLWTLSRVSSTPRGVLGLIAANSYSQLLDSTVRNFYRNLKQWGVSFTPEELPKTRGPFNIAVNVGTHTVEILCRSLENYAMLAGIEFGWEWVDECFLARREAMDVLMARLRDARMPNQMLLTTTLDEPGSWMHEMFVERCDPALMDVFYASTWDNHHLPPEYVEGLRALYDDKLFARMVEARWVSLAGGAIYYNFDRRTHLSGETGFDPALPILWSHDFNIGQGKPMSSVLAQLRKGPDGPRLEVFDEIVMDTADTNDAVREFMARPWLEQSRAGVIVYGDAAGRARDTRSKKTDYLILSQAGFSRQKVPRANPPVRQRHNTVNALLKDAAGRVRLAIHPRCTVLAKGLETARLVPGSGYLEDDSLREQHVTTALGYLCCREFGI, from the coding sequence ATGGCGGATAACGAAGACGGGTTCGAGTGTCCGGGCGATCTGCCCGGCCTGGAGGGGGTGCTGTCCGGCGGAGGCAAGGTACGGCGGGTGCGCTACCACGCCCTGCCGCATCAGCTGGCTGTGCTGCGTTCCGACAGGCGCTACGTCTTCCTTGGCGGAGGCGTGGGCTCGGGCAAGACGGACGTGGGCTCGTTGTGGACGCTTTCCAGGGTGAGCAGCACCCCGCGCGGAGTGCTCGGGCTCATCGCGGCGAACTCCTACAGCCAGTTGCTGGATTCCACTGTGCGCAACTTCTACCGCAATCTCAAGCAGTGGGGCGTCTCCTTCACCCCGGAGGAACTGCCCAAAACGCGCGGGCCATTCAACATCGCCGTGAACGTGGGAACGCATACGGTGGAGATCCTCTGCCGTTCGCTTGAGAACTACGCCATGCTCGCTGGCATCGAGTTCGGCTGGGAGTGGGTGGACGAGTGCTTCCTTGCCCGGCGCGAAGCCATGGACGTGCTCATGGCTCGGCTTCGGGACGCGCGGATGCCGAACCAGATGCTGCTGACCACTACCCTGGACGAGCCGGGCAGCTGGATGCACGAGATGTTCGTGGAACGCTGCGACCCGGCGCTCATGGACGTGTTTTACGCATCCACCTGGGACAACCACCACCTGCCGCCCGAATATGTGGAAGGCCTGCGCGCCTTATACGACGACAAGCTCTTCGCGCGGATGGTGGAGGCCAGATGGGTGAGTCTCGCCGGCGGTGCCATCTATTATAACTTCGACCGCCGCACGCACCTGAGCGGAGAGACGGGGTTCGATCCCGCGCTCCCCATCCTCTGGTCCCACGATTTCAACATCGGCCAGGGCAAGCCCATGTCATCGGTGCTGGCGCAACTGCGCAAGGGACCGGACGGCCCTCGGCTGGAGGTCTTCGACGAAATCGTGATGGATACGGCGGACACCAACGACGCGGTGCGCGAGTTCATGGCCAGGCCCTGGCTGGAGCAGAGCAGGGCCGGCGTCATCGTGTATGGCGATGCGGCAGGCCGCGCCCGGGATACGCGGTCCAAAAAGACGGACTACCTCATACTGTCGCAGGCTGGATTTTCGCGGCAGAAGGTCCCGCGGGCCAATCCGCCCGTCAGGCAGCGGCACAACACGGTGAATGCGCTGCTCAAAGATGCCGCAGGCCGGGTGCGCCTGGCCATCCACCCGCGCTGCACGGTTCTGGCCAAGGGGTTGGAGACGGCCCGCCTGGTGCCGGGGTCCGGCTATCTGGAGGACGACTCCCTGCGGGAACAGCACGTGACTACAGCCCTCGGCTATCTGTGCTGCCGGGAGTTCGGAATATGA
- a CDS encoding ATP-binding cassette domain-containing protein: MHFSGAPELDPDIRNVLSQSLAMRTLELLALIAQVGASESEESGARARAFIWAYYESLYPHDITAYFLATFEDLAASPADIERFASTLRNRLNYPERISCLLTAYEFVAASGMGDLGLRTARTVASFVSITPEDVAFLEHAAGVGESPEWIIEKSSLLSLVISDNADRADILLPYPGLDLVAHKTHNLMLMAARHADTTGIRVLVDGRTLTRTFTTRITPHSTIIIGDTVLRSSDLAAYFSVKAHSPETSLAIRRQGFSLALSRQLRDEDIARFRMTGTRLTISQLDIKALVMVNGEQLRAHPDQMEDREVGFDDVIFVNGFKIDPREIFHLLASRRAGSLGTGRIALTIANDAKSAVHLPDNLPKRWTAHLLRRHGALYFEPGGCPYQAYLNGRSMTAGDRVEHGDVLYLRDTFIEIDLERQRFESERFSFRKLTAERLTHGQRSGILSRGGGALDEISLEAEYGEMVCIMGPSGSGKSTLLKVLAGILPPDSGTSTLDGIDVHMEFDRLRDLIGFVPQEDLLFPNLTVYENLAYHARLRFPEIDRREVRQRVESVLASIRMQDKAHTRVGPPEDSVLSGGERKRANIGLELLGNPAIYFLDEPTSGLSSKDSEHILEILTDIALSGRIVVSVLHQPGSRLFKAFDKVALIDKGGRLAFYGSTFEALDYFGSHGAHHEEAGEDPAVECPECKTVMPELLLDRLEETLRDIDGSQLGERKHSPGYWKTRYRQKVVSAWISSLRMPAEEKLPPRRRATAMERVSQVASLASRNGMNKLRDRSSLLVTFLEAPLLGAGLGFVLRYSPAGDYSLYTNDLFRTFLFIAVIAVMFLALSGSVHEIVSDAPVFLRERMVDVPNYVYLSGKLLVLMAFALVQNALFMLPAFLLLELRELYLQHFLYLGLVSFAGVSLGLAISSLPGLSLRAALNAVPLLLIPQIVLGGALIEYEEMNKQLRLFSQNPIPEICQFMPSRWAFEGLIVMQEAGNSYDGAHAALLQELRQRKILRSEESADSSTPLSFEIAKLEGDLERLRQERKHAYGNKNVHDAVILAERRREQLIAEGRIKADDSLDMPLFVREKPLPLLESSVSTPMLNGVVLALMGFGLNIFTLGALRSKPTTSGGRIMARRRLKRAARQVLHLDSRELE, from the coding sequence ATGCATTTTTCCGGCGCGCCCGAACTCGACCCCGACATCCGCAATGTCCTGTCCCAAAGCCTGGCCATGCGGACGCTGGAGTTGCTTGCGCTTATCGCGCAGGTTGGGGCCTCGGAATCCGAGGAGTCCGGCGCCCGGGCGCGAGCCTTTATCTGGGCGTATTACGAATCTCTCTATCCGCACGACATCACAGCATATTTCCTCGCCACGTTCGAAGATCTGGCGGCCAGCCCCGCGGATATCGAACGCTTCGCCTCCACCCTGCGCAACCGGCTGAACTATCCGGAGCGCATATCCTGCCTGCTCACGGCGTACGAGTTCGTGGCCGCTTCCGGCATGGGCGACCTCGGCTTGCGCACGGCGCGCACCGTGGCCTCCTTCGTGAGCATCACGCCTGAGGACGTGGCCTTTCTGGAGCACGCCGCCGGCGTGGGCGAATCCCCTGAGTGGATCATCGAGAAATCGAGCCTGCTCTCGCTGGTCATCTCCGATAACGCGGACAGGGCCGACATCCTGCTGCCCTATCCCGGCCTGGATCTCGTGGCCCACAAGACGCACAACCTCATGCTCATGGCCGCGCGCCACGCAGACACCACTGGCATACGCGTGCTCGTGGACGGACGGACGCTCACGCGAACCTTCACCACCCGCATCACCCCGCACTCCACCATCATCATCGGCGATACGGTGTTGCGGTCCAGCGACCTCGCCGCCTATTTCAGCGTAAAGGCGCATTCCCCGGAAACCTCGCTGGCAATCCGCCGGCAGGGGTTTTCCCTCGCCTTGTCGCGCCAGCTCAGGGACGAGGACATAGCCCGGTTCCGCATGACGGGCACGCGCCTCACCATCTCCCAGCTGGACATCAAGGCCCTGGTCATGGTGAACGGCGAACAACTGCGCGCCCACCCGGATCAGATGGAAGACCGCGAAGTGGGGTTCGACGACGTGATCTTCGTCAACGGCTTCAAAATCGACCCCCGCGAAATATTCCACCTGCTTGCCTCTCGTCGGGCCGGCTCCCTCGGCACCGGCCGCATCGCACTGACCATCGCCAACGACGCGAAAAGCGCCGTGCACCTGCCGGACAATCTGCCCAAGCGCTGGACCGCGCATTTGTTGCGCCGGCACGGGGCGCTTTATTTCGAACCGGGCGGCTGCCCGTATCAGGCCTACCTCAACGGCCGCAGCATGACCGCCGGAGACCGCGTGGAACACGGCGACGTGCTCTATCTGCGGGACACCTTCATCGAAATCGACCTCGAACGACAGCGTTTCGAATCGGAACGCTTCAGTTTCCGCAAGCTCACTGCCGAACGACTCACACACGGACAGCGCAGCGGCATATTGTCCCGCGGGGGCGGCGCCCTGGACGAGATTTCCCTGGAAGCCGAGTACGGCGAAATGGTCTGCATCATGGGGCCCTCCGGCAGCGGCAAGTCCACCCTGCTCAAGGTGCTGGCAGGCATCCTCCCGCCGGACTCCGGCACCAGCACCCTGGACGGCATCGACGTGCACATGGAGTTCGACCGGCTGCGCGACCTCATCGGTTTCGTGCCGCAGGAGGATCTGCTGTTCCCCAACCTCACCGTGTACGAAAACCTCGCCTACCACGCCCGGCTGCGCTTTCCGGAGATCGACAGGCGGGAAGTCCGCCAGCGCGTGGAATCCGTGCTCGCCTCGATTCGCATGCAGGACAAAGCGCACACCCGCGTGGGGCCGCCAGAGGACTCCGTGCTCAGCGGCGGGGAACGCAAACGCGCGAACATCGGCCTGGAGCTTCTGGGCAACCCGGCCATCTATTTTCTCGACGAACCCACTTCCGGCCTGTCGTCCAAGGATTCCGAGCACATCCTGGAGATCCTCACCGACATCGCCCTGTCCGGCCGCATCGTGGTATCCGTGCTCCACCAGCCGGGATCGCGCCTGTTCAAGGCCTTCGACAAGGTAGCGCTCATCGACAAGGGCGGCCGCCTGGCTTTCTACGGGTCCACGTTCGAGGCGCTCGATTACTTCGGCAGCCACGGCGCGCACCATGAGGAGGCCGGAGAGGATCCGGCCGTGGAGTGTCCTGAATGCAAGACCGTGATGCCGGAGCTTCTCCTGGACAGACTTGAGGAGACGCTTCGGGACATCGACGGCTCGCAACTGGGCGAACGCAAACACTCGCCCGGATACTGGAAGACACGTTACCGGCAGAAAGTGGTCTCGGCGTGGATCAGCTCGCTGCGCATGCCGGCCGAGGAGAAGCTTCCGCCCAGGCGCCGGGCCACGGCCATGGAGCGTGTCTCCCAGGTTGCGTCCTTGGCTTCGCGCAACGGCATGAACAAACTGCGCGATCGCTCCAGCCTTCTGGTCACCTTTCTGGAAGCGCCGCTGCTGGGCGCGGGGCTCGGCTTCGTGCTGCGCTACAGCCCGGCGGGCGACTACTCCCTGTACACCAACGACCTCTTCCGCACGTTCCTGTTCATCGCGGTCATCGCCGTCATGTTCCTGGCTCTTTCCGGTTCGGTGCACGAGATCGTGTCCGACGCGCCGGTGTTTCTGCGCGAGCGCATGGTGGACGTGCCAAACTATGTGTACCTCTCGGGCAAGCTCCTTGTGCTCATGGCCTTCGCCCTGGTGCAGAACGCCCTTTTTATGTTGCCGGCATTTCTCTTGCTGGAGTTGCGCGAGCTGTACCTGCAGCATTTCCTCTACCTGGGGCTTGTGTCCTTCGCCGGCGTTTCGCTGGGGCTCGCTATTTCCTCGTTGCCGGGACTCTCCCTGCGCGCTGCGCTCAACGCCGTGCCGCTGTTGCTCATCCCGCAGATCGTGCTGGGCGGCGCGCTCATCGAGTATGAGGAAATGAACAAGCAGCTCCGGCTCTTCTCCCAGAACCCCATACCGGAGATATGCCAGTTCATGCCCTCGCGCTGGGCCTTCGAAGGCCTCATCGTGATGCAGGAAGCAGGGAACAGCTACGACGGAGCCCACGCCGCCTTGCTTCAGGAGCTGCGCCAGCGCAAAATCCTGCGCAGCGAAGAATCCGCCGACAGCTCAACGCCCCTCTCTTTCGAAATTGCGAAGCTGGAAGGCGATCTTGAGCGACTGCGCCAGGAACGCAAGCACGCCTACGGCAACAAGAACGTGCACGACGCCGTCATTCTTGCCGAACGGCGGCGCGAACAGTTGATTGCCGAGGGCCGGATCAAAGCGGACGACAGCCTGGACATGCCACTGTTCGTGCGCGAAAAGCCCTTGCCTTTGCTGGAGTCATCCGTGTCCACCCCCATGCTCAACGGCGTAGTGCTGGCGCTGATGGGCTTCGGCCTCAACATCTTCACCCTGGGGGCGCTCCGCAGCAAACCCACCACGTCCGGCGGTCGGATCATGGCCCGCAGACGTTTGAAGCGTGCTGCTCGGCAGGTGCTACATCTGGACAGCCGGGAACTGGAGTGA
- a CDS encoding DUF6651 domain-containing protein, protein MDEKRMDPVAAMAGPSKDNVGEAARGDSSENGTPEEHAQEAALKALQDRVNALVAQNEELRERNRLLIARVEQPAAREKPADEPAKNDAAVARLQEQLARRDEQIRTLLVRNAVASSRFINEKTLLPPGVALDVFSRIFTVEEIDGELMPVAHLPSGEPIMSRVNPGKPAGPEEAIEIYVLNHFPERDAILKGGSGGSGAGGNQEYRTTPRAVPRNDARAFSRHLEAIAAGKVDVI, encoded by the coding sequence ATGGACGAGAAGAGAATGGATCCCGTGGCCGCCATGGCCGGGCCCTCGAAAGACAACGTTGGGGAGGCAGCGCGTGGGGATTCCTCAGAAAACGGGACGCCGGAGGAGCATGCGCAGGAAGCCGCCCTCAAGGCGCTTCAGGACCGGGTGAATGCGCTGGTCGCCCAGAACGAGGAACTGCGCGAACGCAACCGCCTACTCATCGCCAGGGTGGAACAGCCCGCGGCCAGGGAGAAGCCGGCCGATGAGCCCGCGAAAAACGATGCCGCCGTGGCTCGGCTGCAGGAGCAGCTCGCCAGACGCGACGAGCAGATCCGAACCCTGCTGGTGCGCAACGCCGTGGCATCCAGCCGGTTTATCAACGAGAAAACCCTGCTGCCTCCGGGCGTGGCGCTCGACGTCTTCTCCCGCATCTTCACCGTAGAGGAGATTGACGGCGAGCTCATGCCGGTGGCGCATCTGCCTTCGGGCGAGCCCATCATGTCCCGCGTCAATCCCGGCAAGCCGGCCGGTCCTGAAGAGGCCATCGAGATCTACGTGCTGAACCACTTCCCGGAGCGTGACGCCATCCTCAAGGGCGGCAGCGGCGGTTCCGGCGCGGGCGGCAATCAGGAGTACCGCACCACGCCCCGGGCCGTTCCCCGCAACGACGCCCGCGCTTTCAGCCGGCATCTCGAAGCCATCGCCGCCGGCAAGGTGGATGTGATTTAG